The proteins below are encoded in one region of Peromyscus eremicus chromosome 10, PerEre_H2_v1, whole genome shotgun sequence:
- the Rhbdd3 gene encoding rhomboid domain-containing protein 3 isoform X1, with protein sequence MHARDSPGSLSRALPLASSVLMLLMSCLWLLGAGPSLTLAPELLLDPWQVHRLVTHALGHTALPGLLLSLLLLPTLGWWQECHLGTLRFLHNSALLALAAGLLAVLLTGLGVSSAAGGCGYMPVHLAMLARQSYYPGWSQGTLPPWLLPWLLLALTLLLSSEPPFLHLLCGLLAGLAYAAGAFRWLELSERRLQVLQDSVLCRTLARCWPLRLLPTPGSLAELPVTFPAGVRPATPGSPYLASPSSWSHSDGSAQLPPGLGPVQLTREDSERGLDWAASSFAPGSPMWAALDEQMLQEGIQASLLDASVHGPQSSVWLPKASVSSLRLQQLEHMGFPTEQAAVALAATGRVEGAVSLLVEGLVDTEALVTEGRSGPAHCKGAGPS encoded by the exons ATGCATGCCCGGGATTCTCCTGGCTCACTGTCCCGGGCACTGCCCCTGGCCTCCTCAGTCCTGATGCTCCTGATGAGCTGCCTGTGGTTACTGGGGGCTGGCCCCAGCCTCACATTGGCTCCAGAGCTGCTGCTGGACCCCTGGCAGG TGCACCGGCTAGTGACCCATGCTCTGGGCCACACTGCTCTGCCGGGCCTGCTCCTGAGCCTGCTGCTCCTGCCCACTCTGGGCTGGTGGCAGGAGTGCCATTTGGGCACTCTACGCTTCCTGCACAACTCGGCCCTGCTTGCCCTGGCTGCTGGGCTGCTGGCTGTGCTGCTGACAGGCCTCGGGGTGTCCAGTGCAGCTGGAGGTTGTGGATATATGCCTGTCCATCTGGCCATGCTGGCAAGGCAGAGTTACTACCCTGGGTGGTCTCAGGGGACACTGCCACCATGGCTGCTCCCATGGCTGCTGCTGGCCCTGACCCTGCTACTCAGCTCTGAGCCGCCCTTCCTGCACCTCCTCTGTGGCCTTCTTGCTGGCCTAGCCT ATGCTGCTGGGGCCTTCCGGTGGCTGGAGCTCTCTGAGCGGAGACTGCAGGTGTTACAGGACAGTGTCCTTTGCAGGACTCTGGCCCGGTGCTGGCCCCTGAGGCTCCTTCCCACCCCAGGCAGTCTGGCTGAACTGCCTGTGACTTTTCCTGCTGGAGTGAG GCCTGCCACCCCTGGATCTCCTTACCTTGCTTCCCCAAGCTCCTGGTCTCACAGTGATGGCTCTGCCCAGCTTCCACCAGGCCTAGGGCCTGTGCAGCTGACACGGGAGGACTCAGAGAGGGGTTTGGACTGGGCTGCGTCCAGCTTTGCTCCAGGAAGCCCGATGTGGGCAGCCCTGGATGAGCAAATGCTACAGGAAGGGATCCAGGCTTCGCTCCTTGATGCATCAGTGCATGGTCCCCAGAGCTCGGTGTGGTTGCCCAAGGCCTCCGTGTCTTCTCTACG GCTGCAGCAGCTGGAGCACATGGGATTTCCCACTGAGCAGGCCGCAGTAGCCTTGGCAGCTACAGGACGTGTGGAAGGTGCAGTGTCCCTGCTGGTTGAAGGCCTGGTGGATACTGAGGCCCTGGTGACCGAGGGGAGGAGTGGTCCTGCCCACTGCAAGGGCGCTGGGCCCTCATAG
- the Rhbdd3 gene encoding rhomboid domain-containing protein 3 isoform X2, with the protein MHARDSPGSLSRALPLASSVLMLLMSCLWLLGAGPSLTLAPELLLDPWQVHRLVTHALGHTALPGLLLSLLLLPTLGWWQECHLGTLRFLHNSALLALAAGLLAVLLTGLGVSSAAGGCGYMPVHLAMLARQSYYPGWSQGTLPPWLLPWLLLALTLLLSSEPPFLHLLCGLLAGLAYAAGAFRWLELSERRLQVLQDSVLCRTLARCWPLRLLPTPGSLAELPVTFPAGVSSWSHSDGSAQLPPGLGPVQLTREDSERGLDWAASSFAPGSPMWAALDEQMLQEGIQASLLDASVHGPQSSVWLPKASVSSLRLQQLEHMGFPTEQAAVALAATGRVEGAVSLLVEGLVDTEALVTEGRSGPAHCKGAGPS; encoded by the exons ATGCATGCCCGGGATTCTCCTGGCTCACTGTCCCGGGCACTGCCCCTGGCCTCCTCAGTCCTGATGCTCCTGATGAGCTGCCTGTGGTTACTGGGGGCTGGCCCCAGCCTCACATTGGCTCCAGAGCTGCTGCTGGACCCCTGGCAGG TGCACCGGCTAGTGACCCATGCTCTGGGCCACACTGCTCTGCCGGGCCTGCTCCTGAGCCTGCTGCTCCTGCCCACTCTGGGCTGGTGGCAGGAGTGCCATTTGGGCACTCTACGCTTCCTGCACAACTCGGCCCTGCTTGCCCTGGCTGCTGGGCTGCTGGCTGTGCTGCTGACAGGCCTCGGGGTGTCCAGTGCAGCTGGAGGTTGTGGATATATGCCTGTCCATCTGGCCATGCTGGCAAGGCAGAGTTACTACCCTGGGTGGTCTCAGGGGACACTGCCACCATGGCTGCTCCCATGGCTGCTGCTGGCCCTGACCCTGCTACTCAGCTCTGAGCCGCCCTTCCTGCACCTCCTCTGTGGCCTTCTTGCTGGCCTAGCCT ATGCTGCTGGGGCCTTCCGGTGGCTGGAGCTCTCTGAGCGGAGACTGCAGGTGTTACAGGACAGTGTCCTTTGCAGGACTCTGGCCCGGTGCTGGCCCCTGAGGCTCCTTCCCACCCCAGGCAGTCTGGCTGAACTGCCTGTGACTTTTCCTGCTGGAGTGAG CTCCTGGTCTCACAGTGATGGCTCTGCCCAGCTTCCACCAGGCCTAGGGCCTGTGCAGCTGACACGGGAGGACTCAGAGAGGGGTTTGGACTGGGCTGCGTCCAGCTTTGCTCCAGGAAGCCCGATGTGGGCAGCCCTGGATGAGCAAATGCTACAGGAAGGGATCCAGGCTTCGCTCCTTGATGCATCAGTGCATGGTCCCCAGAGCTCGGTGTGGTTGCCCAAGGCCTCCGTGTCTTCTCTACG GCTGCAGCAGCTGGAGCACATGGGATTTCCCACTGAGCAGGCCGCAGTAGCCTTGGCAGCTACAGGACGTGTGGAAGGTGCAGTGTCCCTGCTGGTTGAAGGCCTGGTGGATACTGAGGCCCTGGTGACCGAGGGGAGGAGTGGTCCTGCCCACTGCAAGGGCGCTGGGCCCTCATAG